One Rosa chinensis cultivar Old Blush chromosome 5, RchiOBHm-V2, whole genome shotgun sequence genomic region harbors:
- the LOC112166312 gene encoding protein PHOTOPERIOD-INDEPENDENT EARLY FLOWERING 1 isoform X2 has protein sequence MASKGPRPKLDHEPRPKRHKALEVANEPRRPKAHWDHVLEEMIWLSKDFESERKWKLAQAKKVALRASKGMLDQATRGEKKMKEEEQRMKKVALNISKDVKKFWLKIEKLVLYKHQMELDEKKKKALDKQLEFLLGQTERYSTMLAENLADKPVQQCSTQDQLSIEGTAVGENDISKSAELNVEHQSDTADGDDDYNMQSDDGSGDDENTIEEDEALFTKEERREELAALQNEVDVPLEELLKQYARKKESSQEKDEDDVAEMTSSGEDDGISPEKGEDDTEMTSVGKDHSMSSEKGEDGAEVMSVGEDHDMCHKMGEVGAEMTSLSEDHGEQNYLLIASKTDRSSPDVFTGRRCVGSNGVTISETHSSEIKIGEAKNISEASLQSAKGNMPYDFDDEHEDGDFILAAGEEKDDETTILEEEELAKADTNHPMDEIALLQKESEIPLEELLARYKKDLSGDEVADGESEYGSALSEGFTDSPSLEDSELKQHVSINEDVDSGEHQPALDSPTEEHRASEGGSDSENRIEDAAAAARSAQPTGNTFSTTKVRTKFPFLLKFPLREYQHIGLDWLVTMYEKRLNGILADEMGLGKTIMTIALLAHLACEKGIWGPHLIVVPTSVMLNWETEFLKWCPAFKILTYFGSAKERKLKRQGWLKPNSFHVCITTYRLVIQDSKVFKRKKWKYLILDEAHLIKNWKSQRWQTLLNFNSKRRILLTGTPLQNDLMELWSLMHFLMPHIFQSHQEFKDWFSNPISGMVEGQEKVNKEVLDRLHNVLRPFILRRLKRDVEKQLPMKHEHVIYCRLSRRQRNLYEDFIASSETQATLASTNFFGMISIIMQLRKVCNHPDLFEGRPIVSSFDMNGIYMQLSSSICSMLSPGPFSVVDLKGLGFLFTHLDFSMSSWESDEVKALATPSSLIKERVTRIHLEDIGGFKHRKHHKKMHGMNIFEDIQKALMEERLRQAKEHAAAVAWWNSLRSDRKPIYSTSLRDLVTVRHPVVDIAHHKANPVSYMYSSKLADIVLSPVERFQKTIDLVESFVFAIPAARAAPPVCWCSKSESSVFLQPTYKQKCSEVLSPLLSPFRPAIVRRQVYFPDRRLIQFDCGKLQQLAVLLRKLKSEGHRALIFTQMTKMLDVLEAFINLYGYTYMRLDGSTPPEERQTLMQRFNTNPKFFLFILSTRSGGVGINLVGADTVIFYDSDWNPAMDQQAQDRCHRIGQTREVHIYRLISESTIEENILKKANQKRTLDNLVIQSGDYNTEFFKKLDPMELFSGHRALPIKNMQKEKNHNTTEVSLSNVDLEAALKHAEDEADYMALKKVEQEEAVDNQEFTEEAIVRLEDDELVNEDDMKVDEPTDQGALMMMSSNKDSGMMLNGSDPNEERALTGACREDDVDMMADVKQMAAAAAGQEISSFGNQLRPIDHYAIRFLELWDPIIDKTAAESQVRFEEREWELDRIEKYKEEMEAEIDEDEEPLVYETWDAEFATEAYRQQVEALTQHQLMEELEYEAKEKEDEADENLDSLRYGMPSDPKPKHKKKSKKAKFKSLKKRSLASELEPVKGELQVEPMFIDEDYLSNDVFSYSDIESPHSSVQKKRKKAESKPAGEDKISKKKSKKLKKSHLEISTSEFDTSVSSVQHVEASELKPCESVVEFEHKPISRTKMGGKISITAMPVKRVLMIKPEKLKKGNIWSRDCIPSPDFWLSQEDAILCAVVHEYGPYWSLVSETLYGMTAGGFYRGRYRHPIHCCERFRELIQRYVFSAPDNPNYEKVNNIGSGKALLRVTEENIRMLLNVAAEQPNTEYLIQKHFIALLSSVWKMASHKDGRQNLPSSGNGVYFGRNFFSSSNQISRTSVKENTGTMKFTHFGQGARLVAAALNDASSRRGDECVISPNPRKKSSTDAEQLDITLEFQAQKDDSTDPFPSVINLSISDIGPPSENKATEPYLLRDSCNDYCKSTSDANVAENRFRNATRACDEDTMGWASSTFPTYDVRSRSVSKLPSSGKHKLVFSDPVRPSKSKFRKNAVEHGEMRHFLAEHVFPPLPIAAPLNPSPRFDLNLPVNEDIETGDMESTSHSQVVEPSFEESFGVLPHEYVPELLSGLDDCSLLPEYDDIA, from the exons ATGGCTTCCAAAGGTCCAAGGCCGAAGCTCGATCACGAACCCAGGCCCAAGCGCCACAAG GCCCTTGAAGTTGCAAATGAACCTCGACGGCCAAAAGCTCATTGGGACCATGTTTTAGAAGAGATGATCTGGCTATCAAAG GACTTTGAGtcggagagaaaatggaaattgGCTCAGGCAAAGAAGGTTGCTTTACGAGCCAGCAAAGGCATGCTAGATCAGGCTACAaggggagaaaagaaaatgaag GAAGAAGAGCAACGGATGAAAAAAGTTGCACTTAATATTTCAAAGGATGTGAAGAAATTCTGGCTGAAAATAGAAAAACTG gtgctttacAAACATCAGATGGAgcttgatgagaaaaagaaaaaggcgcTTGATAAACAGCTTGAGTTCCTTCTAGGTCAAACTGAGAG GTACTCAACAATGTTGGCAGAAAATCTTGCGGACAAGCCTGTGCAGCAATGTTCCACACAAGATCAACTGAGTATTGAAGGCACAGCTGTGGGCGAAAATGATATTAGCAAATCAGCAGAATTGAATGTCG AACATCAATCAGATACAgcagatggtgatgatgattatAATATGCAATCTGATGACGGATCA GGAGATGATGAAAACACGATTGAGGAAGATGAAGCTCTTTTTACTAAAGAAGAAAGACGGGAAGAATTGGCTGCTTTACAGAATGAAGTGGATGTTCCACTCGAGGAGCTACTCAAACAATATGCTAGAAAGAAAG AAAGTAGTCAAGaaaaggatgaagatgatgttgCAGAGATGACTTCTTCTGGGGAAGATGATGGTATATCTCCTGAAAAGGGTGAAGATGACACTGAAATGACCTCAGTGGGGAAAGATCATAGTATGAGTTCAGAAAAGGGTGAAGATGGTGCAGAAGTCATGTCTGTGGGGGAAGATCATGATATGTGTCATAAAATGGGTGAAGTTGGCGCAGAAATGACCTCATTGAGTGAAGATCATG GTGAACAAAACTATCTTCTTATAGCCAGTAAGACTGATAGAAGCAGCCCAGATGTTTTTACCGGTCGTCGTTGT GTTGGAAGTAATGGTGTGACTATTTCAGAAACCCATTCATCCGAAATTAAGATTGGTGAAGCCAAAAATATTTCAGAAGCGTCTCTGCAGTCTGCCAAAGGAAATATGCCATATGATTTTGATGATGAACAT GAGGATGGTGACTTCATTCTTGCTGCTGGAGAAGAAAAG GATGATGAGACAACCATATTAGAGGAGGAGGAATTGGCAAAAGCAGATACCAATCATCCCATGGATGAg ATTGCATTACTGCAGAAGGAGAGTGAAATACCGTTAGAGGAATTGCTTGCAAGGTATAAAAAG GATTTGAGCGGTGATGAAGTTGCAGATGGGGAATCTGAATATGGTTCTGCTTTATCAGAGGGATTTACGGATTCTCCATCCCTAGAAGATTCTGAACTGAAGCAACATGTTTCTATCAATGAAGATGTTGACTCTGGTGAACACCAGCCAGCTCTTGATTCTCCAACTGAAGAACATAGGGCTTCAGAAGGAGGAAGTGATAGTGAGAACAGAATCGAGGATGCAGCTGCTGCTGCAAGATCAGCACAGCCAACTGGAAACACCTTCTCCACAACAAAAGTCCGTACAAAGTTCCCCTTTCTTCTGAAGTTCCCTCTTCGTGAGTATCAGCATATTGGTTTGGATTGGCTTGTAACAATGTATGAGAAAAGGCTGAATGGGATTCTAGCCGACGAGATGGGGCTAGGGAAGACAATCATGACAATCGCTTTGCTTGCACACTTAGCCTGTGAAAAGGGCATATGGGGCCCTCATCTTATTGTGGTCCCAACCAGTGTAATGCTCAATTGGGAGACGGAGTTTCTAAAATGGTGCCCTGCTTTCAAAATCCTGACTTATTTTGGAAGTGCAAAAGAGCGCAAATTGAAGAGGCAAGGCTGGCTGAAACCAAACTCATTTCATGTCTGCATAACAACGTATAGACTGGTTATACAAGATTCAAAAGTCTTCAAGCGTAAGAAATGGAAATACTTGATTTTAGATGAAGCCCATCTGATTAAAAATTGGAAGTCGCAGAGATGGCAAACACTTTTGAACTTCAATTCCAAACGACGCATTTTGCTGACCGGTACTCCTCTACAGAATGATCTCATGGAACTTTGGTCTCTAATGCATTTCTTGATGCCCCACATATTTCAGTCTCATCAGGAGTTCAAGGATTGGTTCAGTAATCCAATATCCGGGATGGTTGAGGGgcaagaaaaagtaaataaagaaGTTCTTGATCGTCTACATAATGTCCTCCGCCCATTCATTCTCCGCCGTTTGAAACGAGATGTGGAGAAACAGCTGCCTATGAAGCATGAGCATGTCATATACTGTAGACTTTCCAGGAGGCAACGCAACTTGTATGAAGACTTTATTGCTAGCTCAGAAACACAAGCAACTCTGGCAAGTACCAATTTTTTTGGAAtgataagtataataatgcaaCTTCGTAAAGTGTGCAATCATCCTGACTTATTTGAAGGTCGTCCAATTGTCAGTTCCTTTGATATGAATGGTATTTACATGCAACTGAGTTCTTCAATATGTTCAATGCTTTCGCCTGGACCATTTTCTGTGGTAGACCTTAAGGGATTGGGGTTTTTATTTACTCATCTAGATTTTTCGATGTCTTCTTGGGAGAGTGATGAAGTTAAAGCTCTTGCTACCCCATCAAGTTTAATTAAAGAGCGTGTTACCCGGATTCATCTTGAAGATATTGGTGGATTTAAACATCGTAAACATCACAAGAAGATGCATGGTATGAATATCTTCGAAGACATCCAGAAGGCACTCATGGAGGAGAGACTAAGGCAAGCAAAAGAACATGCTGCAGCCGTTGCGTGGTGGAATTCCTTGAGGTCTGATAGAAAACCTATATACTCAACGAGCCTGAGGGATCTTGTTACAGTTAGACATCCTGTTGTTGATATTGCTCATCACAAGGCTAACCCTGTGTCCTATATGTACTCCTCAAAGCTTGCTGATATAGTTCTTTCACCAGTAGAACGCTTCCAGAAAACAATTGACCTGGTTGAAAGCTTCGTGTTTGCAATTCCAGCTGCACGAGCTGCCCCACCTGTATGCTGGTGCAGTAAATCTGAAAGTTCTGTGTTTCTGCAACCAACTTATAAGCAGAAATGCTCTGAAGTCTTGTCACCACTTCTGTCACCATTTAGACCTGCAATCGTCCGTAGACAAGTATATTTTCCTGATAGGAGACTAATACAGTTTGACTGTGGTAAGTTGCAGCAGCTTGCAGTTTTGCTTAGGAAATTGAAGTCAGAAGGTCACAGAGCTTTGATATTCACTCAGATGACGAAGATGCTTGACGTCTTGGAGGCTTTCATCAATTTATATGGTTACACATACATGCGTTTAGATGGATCCACTCCGCCTGAGGAGAGGCAGACTTTAATGCAGCGGTTTAACACAAACccgaaattttttcttttcatattgTCAACTCGTAGTGGAGGTGTTGGTATTAACCTAGTTGGGGCAGATACAGTTATCTTTTATGATAGTGACTGGAATCCTGCTATGGACCAACAAGCTCAAGATCGTTGCCACCGGATTGGACAGACACGAGAAGTTCATATTTATCGATTGATCAGTGAGAGCACCATTGAAGAAAACATCTTGAAGAAAGCAAATCAGAAGCGTACTCTTGACAATCTAGTTATACAAAGTGGGGACTATAACACTGAATTCTTCAAAAAGCTTGATCCCATGGAGCTGTTTTCTGGTCATAGAGCGCTTCCCATTAAGAACATGCAAAAGGAGAAAAATCACAACACAACTGAAGTTTCTCTATCTAATGTGGACCTGGAAGCTGCACTAAAGCATGCAGAAGATGAAGCAGATTATATGGCATTAAAGAAAGTTGAGCAGGAGGAAGCTGTGGACAACCAAGAATTTACTGAAGAAGCCATTGTGAGATTGGAAGATGATGAATTAGTGAATGAGGATGACATGAAGGTTGATGAACCCACAGATCAGGGGGCTTTGATGATGATGTCTTCAAACAAAGACAGCGGAATGATGTTGAATGGGAGTGATCCTAATGAAGAAAGAGCTCTCACTGGTGCTTGTAGGGAAGATGATGTGGACATGATGGCTGATGTCAAACAGATGGCTGCAGCAGCCGCAGGACAAGAGATCTCATCCTTTGGAAATCAGTTACGTCCGATAGATCATTATGCAATTCGTTTTCTAGAATTGTGGGACCCAATAATAGACAAGACTGCAGCAGAATCTCAAGTTAGATTTGAGGAGAGAGAGTGGGAACTGGACCGCATAGAAAAGTACAAGGAGGAAATGGAAGCTGagattgatgaagatgaagaacctCTTGTATATGAAA CATGGGATGCTGAATTTGCAACTGAGGCATATCGGCAGCAGGTTGAAGCCTTGACTCAACACCAG TTGATGGAGGAACTGGAATATGAAGCCAAGGAGAAGGAAGATGAAGCAGATGAAAATCTTGATTCTCTGAG GTATGGGATGCCAAGTGATCCTAAACCCAAGCATAAGAAGAAATCGAAGAAAGCAAAATTTAAATCTCTGAAGAAACGGTCTCTAGCTTCTGAGCTGGAACCTGTTAAAGGAGAGCTGCAAGTGGAACCTATGTTCATAGATGAAGATTATCTCTCTAATGATGTGTTTTCCTATTCGGATATTGAATCACCTCATTCAAGTGTGCAGAAAAAACGCAAGAAGGCTGAATCTAAACCAGCTGGTGAAGATAAGATTTCAAAGAAGAAGTCTAAGAAACTGAAGAAGTCTCATCTTGAAATCAGTACTTCAGAGTTTGATACTAGTGTCTCCTCAGTGCAGCATGTTGAAGCTTCAGAGTTAAAACCATGCGAGAGTGTGGTTGAATTCGAGCATAAACCAATCAGTAGAACCAAAATGGGAGGGAAAATATCCATCACTGCCATGCCTGTAAAGCGAGTTCTAATGATAAAACCAGAGAAGCTAAAGAAGGGAAACATTTGGTCTAGAGATTGTATTCCATCACCGGATTTTTGGTTATCACAGGAGGATGCAATTTTATGTGCTGTGGTACATGAGTATGGCCCTTATTGGAGTTTGGTGAGTGAGACGCTTTATGGTATGACTGCTGGTGGGTTTTATAGGGGGAGATATCGCCATCCAATTCATTGTTGTGAGAGGTTTAGGGAACTTATCCAAAGATATGTTTTCTCCGCTCCAGACAATCCTAATTATGAAAAGGTCAACAATATAGGATCTGGAAAAGCTCTTTTAAGAGTAACAGAG GAAAATATTCGAATGTTATTAAATGTTGCTGCCGAGCAGCCCAATACAGAATATTTGATTCAGAAACACTTCATTGCCCTGCTATCCTCTGTCTGGAAGATGGCATCTCACAAAGACGGGAGACAAAATCTCCCATCTTCTGGGAATGGTGTATATTTTGGCAGAAATTTTTTCAGTTCTTCCAACCAAATTTCTCGGACTTCAGTGAAGGAAAACACAGGAACCATGAAATTTACCCATTTTGGACAGGGTGCCAGGTTGGTAGCAGCTGCACTTAATGATGCCAGCAGCAGGCGAGGGGATGAGTGTGTCATTTCTCCCAACCCTAGGAAAAAATCGTCAACCGATGCTGAACAGTTGGATATAACTCTGGAGTTTCAGGCACAAAAGGATGACTCCACAGATCCATTTCCATCTGTTATCAATTTATCAATATCTGATATAGGCCCTCCATCAGAAAATAAGGCAACGGAACCGTATCTTCTCAGAGATTCCTGTAATGACTATTGCAAAAGCACCAGTGATGCAAATGTGGCTGAGAACCGTTTCAG GAATGCAACAAGAGCTTGCGATGAAGATACTATGGGGTGGGCTTCATCGACATTCCCGACATATGATGTCAGGTCTCGATCAGTGTCAAAGTTACCTTCCTCAGGAAAGCACAAGCTTGTCTTCTCCGATCCAGTTAGACCTTCAAAATCCAAGTTCAGAAAAAATGCAGTAGAGCATGGTGAGATGCGTCACTTTCTGGCTGAGCATGTATTCCCACCCTTGCCAATAGCTGCACCGCTGAATCCCAGTCCAAGGTTCGACCTAAACCTACCTGTCAATGAGGATATTGAGACTGGTGATATGGAAAGCACTTCCCATTCTCAGGTGGTTGAGCCTTCATTTGAAGAAAGCTTTGGAGTTCTCCCACATGAATATGTTCCTGAATTGCTTTCAGGCCTTGATGACTGTTCATTATTGCCAGAATATGATGACATTGCCTAA